The nucleotide sequence TTTCCCCTGCGGCCACAAGACCAAAGCGCAGCtccgaggcggaggaagcCACGAGCGGATGCGCGCTTCGAGCGCACTCTCGCACAAAGAAAGCCTCCAGCATCTGGCTGGAGAGGCCGTAGACACATACGTTCATCAGTGTCATCGCAAGCACACGCCGATTTCCTTTCCTCGTGTTGGTGTTGCTGTTTCTTGCACTCGGAAATGGCAAGCGCAGAGCCGTGAAAAGTGCTGTTACTCGGGAGTGAAATGAAGGAGCCACgtgaaaaagagggaagaggggaaaaggtgATGTGCACCAAAGGGAAGAGCAAAGCAAGGGATTtgaaagaaagaaaaaactgCAAGCAGCGGAGGAAAAACAACGCCTTCCGATTCGGTCAATGTCAGACTGGAGAAATCAGAAGATGTGCtcgaggacggcgaggaaGATGGCGGCAGGAAAGAGTTTGGGGGTGAAGAAGTTAGCATCATCACGAGcgagcacacacagcgaaaagggaagggggagcagcagcagttccgTCTCTACCCTACGACCCTTCCTTCtcgtcccccaccccccccctcccagtTTGTGCAAAATTAAAGGGTCCGCATAAAGGACGGGGAGCTAAGAGGAGGGTGGCGACAGTGGCCGTGCCTGGTTCCGCTGCCACTAAGAGTCGCGGCGCCACATAGAAGGtgtgcgcggcagcgggtactctctccttcatgctgttctttttttgtCTGTTTGTTtatttgtttgtttcttctcaTTTTCGATGCAGAACTCGTTCAGATTCGATCTAAATGCTGAGGAGTGCCTTCGCTTCACCCAAGCCGCTGTGGTTTCATTTTATTTACTGCGCAAGCGCGAGAGCGACGAGCTAAGcgaaatatatatatatatatatatataacgAGGTAAAGATGCGATGGTGCTCTTTCATTCTATGCCGACCCATCTGGAAGTACCACACCGCACTTGCTCGCCTCCCTCAGACGTCCCTCCTCTGTGGTACTCTTTTGCACATGGAAAGGTCAGGTcacgagaaaaagagcgagtgGGGGGCAAATTGTCTTCTTTTCAAAGTACCCTTGTCTTGTCCCGTAGGTCTGTGTGCAGGCGTGCGCAAGAGGGGTCTGTGGGCGGGAGAGAttgagaagaaaaagggagaagagcaatttgaaaaaaaaaaggcggcGCAGGGTCTGCGTCAGCGTAGGTGATCCATAACAGCGTGCATCCATTGAAAGAGAGTAGACAGATGAATagacagaagagagaagaatgtGCGCGCACCATCTCACTCCTACACAAGCGCAGAAGCGAGTCGCACACATTGTCCTTGTATGAGAGGTCCATGGGAAAGAGGAATAGCGGCCCAGATTAGCTGACAAAGAGGTCgacacgagaagagaaacagagaaagctCAAGGAAGAACAGAGAGGAACGCCAGAGAAGAAACCAGCGGAACAGCCACCACAACCACagcacgaaaaaaaaaggcacgACGATCTTTTTTTGgactctctccccctccgcccttCTGTTTGGTTTGTCATTCGCTTGCATACGTCTCTCTGCCAGCGCTACTGTGATCGAtaggaagagaaggaggaaaagaaaaataaaggggaagaggcgatggtgatggtgattATGTATATAAGTGTGGAAGCTCGTAAGAGTGGAAACAAGAATGAATACATTGGCAatggaaaaaagggggaagaatACGGtgcacctctctttttcttgcgtttctctttcactatcttctcttccttccacCGCGTGTTTCAGCGCCGCATGGGAAGGGGTGTTTGTATGAGGGGTATGCTAAGTCAGTACGAGGGCCATGTATAGAGATAATAACGCTAACTTGGCTAATGCGTGACTTGAAGCTTTTTTGCCTttccactttttttttttggtggggggagggttaCACACTGCTTGTCCAACTGTTTGCACGTGTGGCAGTGGAAATCCGCGCATCATAGGTAAGAAGAGAACAAATGGGAAAAGGCTGttaaagggggaggaagagcaaccgaaacgagaaaaaaagaggctTAAAGTGTTAATCGACAACTTCGCCTCAGTTGTTCGATGAGGAAAGgcggagaaaaaggagaagaggaaaagaaagaaaaagggaaacagcaacgctggtgcagctggtACGCCGAAGGGGGAAGACAGAGACTtccgtacacacgcacgatcCAGTGACAGGAGTGCCGctacttttttttctctgatAGTCTCCAATGGCGTGGTGAGACCGTCTGcatctccttctccacctccccacTCACTCCCCCAGAAACCCTTCGCCCCGTTCAAGTCAGAAAAATAGAGAAAATGATCAACGGTCCATAGGCGcacctcacgcacacgcacgaacgaaaaaagaaatgaacgcaggggaggcacacacacacacacaaactcaCGCGTATATtcgagagaaggagagcgacgagAACTGGCCCGCACTACCCTGCGATTGAAACCCATAACGCGCTAgcccgccctctcctcccttcctctgtACACATGAATGAACACTCCTGATCTTAGGCAGAGTGACgactgtggaggagggaaagccatgaagagaggaaggaaggggatTGAGAGCTGCTGTGATGGGCGTGTAGTCAACAATATAAGCAAAAATTAATAAAAAGGAAGCTCTTCCAAGAAACGCTGCACAGCGGGCACTCAGAGGTGAGAAAAAAATATATAGGAAAATAGAAAAAAAATTacgttccccccccccacgttTGGCACTCATCTGTCGCACAttacctcctctccctcacgccTTCCGGTGCCACGCAGCGCTGTAGAGCACTTTCACCTCCCCCAAGGCAAATCACGCCGCCTGCCTCTTTCCGGCTCTTCAAACCTGCAGAAGTTTACGTGAAGGAGCAAACTGAATAGgtaagagaaaaaaagcaaggAAATGGAGAGGAAGCGAGGGAGGTGCAtacgcgcgcgcgtgagaACAGTGGGAGATGCACAGAAACTGCGACAACACAGAGTGAGCCACAGTGACAATAAAAAGACAAACAGAAGAGGGTGGGGAACGAAAAGAAGCCACAAAATACATgcatgaaggagagaagtgTCAACCAAACTAAAGAAAACGAAGCAAAAAGTAAAACACAGTCGGCAGCcacacgcaccgccgcccaccCCACACGCGCATGCTCGCGGTCGAGTacgcgcaggtgcagggAAGACGCTCAGAGAAGCGTCAAAAAGAGGTCCTGATTCCGTCGCCACCGGTCCGGCTGAACCCTCATTGGCTTCTTCTCACGCCTAGATGACTTCCACCAAGTTCTTCGTCGGCTCCTCCCGCTCAGCACGGAGCTGATTTCTCTCCGTCACTGCCGACCTCATGTGCATACACTGATAGTGCCAGCGTCGCGTTGTGTGCATGCATACTGCGGCcgtggctgcggcggcgatgatggcTCCTACGCAGAAGGTTGCCAGTGACACGCTCgcgacagcgccggcgctgaGGCCGTTGGAGTCGCGCAGCGTAACTATCTTCTCGTCGGTGTTcacggcggcaccggcgtAGCTCTCTCTGCCGGTCGTACCGCCTGAGGTCGTGTTCGAGTCCAGGCAGCTGCCTTTGGAGCAGACGCACTGCATACTCACGCTGTTAAGGGTGTAACCCATCCCGCAAGCGAACTGCGGGCACGCTGAGCGGTAGAACTGGCACGTGCTGGGGACCAGGACACTGGAGGGGGTGCCGTAGACGACCGTTTCCGAGGGGCAGTTCGCGATGTCGATAGAGGCCTGGTCAAGGTAGCAGTAGCCGCGCACATCTGCCGGCTCCGACCACTTCACGAACCGCTTGAAGTCGGCGAACGGGCAAAtgttctccttcgccttgtAGGCGATGCCGAGGGCGTCCATGCACTGCATCTGCCACTCTGAATTCCACGCAAAGTCGAATTTCGTGTCAGGGCTCTGACCAGGGCAGCCGCGCAGGATGCGAACATAGTGCGCGCCGGTCGTCgtgttctgcagcagctccgccacaaGGACCTGGGCAAAAGGCGGCATCATACCATCCGGGGTGCGGTCACCGAGCGTACCCCACACTGGGCCCAGCGAGGTGTCGTGAGCGCTGTAGTGCATGAGCCTGTACGTGTTCGATCCCGCCATCACGCCTTCCATGTTCGTCACCATCTGCTGAGCGAACGGCTGGCCGCGGCCGCCTTGCTTGAACATGAGCGGGTCGCTGTGGTTGTAGTGGTACTCGTAGTCGAACAGGACAGTCGTGAtgctcttcagcttctcgaagttcgcctccagcagcgggtACTGGGACAGCTCGCCAATGGCCTTCTTCGCGGCACCAATATCAAAGAGCGTGCGCGCGCAGTCGGAGCGAGTCTCGTAGTCGCTGCAGAACCCTTCCTGGTAGATCTCTGCCCCAATCTTTGTAATCTCCCTCCAGTCGGGGAAAAGCTCATCTGTCCTCGGGTTGCATACCTCTCGGAGAAGCCGCTTGTTGTTGGAGTAGAAAAACTTGAGCCACGGTTGCGTGTTGCTGTTCAGCAGTACATCCGCCGACTCCGGCACGGTGTGAATAGCAGCGTAGAGGCTGTCCATATTGGGGAAGAAGCCGCGCAGGAAGGCCTCGGCGCTCTGCAGGGTACGCAGGACATCGGTGGAGCGGCTGTAAGCCACATCCAGGTTGTAGTTCGGCGACTCGAACATCGGCGAGCTCACCACGGATGGATCGGAGTTGTAGCGGGATCGCAGAAAACCGCCAACTTTGAGCAGCATCTCAACACCCGCCCACGAAAGGTACCCACACGGCGACTCCGTGCAAATCTTCGTCGTGTTTTCGCGCGGCAGGCCGGAACGGGCACCGTGGCGATGTAGCACCTGCACCTGGAGCACCTTCAGGATGTCCTCCGCTGCTACGGCGCTGTCGTTGTTGATGGCGCTCTGTGCGTAGACACTAGAGATGGCGCACGCaatcagcgccgccgccagaaCAGTTGCCAGGCCGAGTCGGGCAAAACAAGCCATCGCGAATACCTGCAGTCGTGAGTGGAAAAGGTTTGAGTGTGATGTCCATGCGAAGCTGTGGGTGTACCCTCCCACAGCGAATAAGCGATATGGCGGAAAGGTAGAGAGAGGTGTCGCCACTCCAGCACAGACTCACAGACAACAGAAACCTGGAGGGAAATACAAGAaaacaaggaaaagggaggatGGCAAGAGggcaagaaggggggaggggggggccaAAGACTCGGGGGGAGTGGAGAAAAATgcagagatggaggtggaCGCAGCCAactactgctgctgtatCGTTTCAGGGGCGAAGCAAAACAGAGAGTGAGTTTCAGATGCAGTTGGTGTGGACAGAGCCACGCCAAGTGCGTTGGTACGGTTTGGATATGAGCGTGAGTAAGtgagcgaaaaggggagaagtgAGGCAACGGACATAGTGAACAGCGCAGCGGGGTACagtggggaaagggggaaaaacaTAAGCGTAGTGACAAGAGAAAGTAGAGAGACTTAGAGTTGGGCATTTATGCGCACACAgttaagagagagagagcagcgacatcctctctctctctctcttgcgcttctctaCTCTCAGTGAACAGAAATACGGGGGATGCGGTGTGACGAGAGGTCGATGCCGCACGCCTTTGGGTCATGTAGCCTTTTCTCGCACTGTAACGCAAGAAGGAGAATCACGTGCCGCACGCAGTGGTCGCTTCTCCCATAGGTCAAAATGGACGCCGCCACTTTGCATTGGGGCTCACTAGTGACGTATGCAACGGAGAGCAGAGACAGCagtcgccccccccccctctcctcgcagTCGCATTGCAGCACTTGTTAATAGAGGCAGCGTCAGGGGTATCGCTTCCAGGCTCAACGACTAGAAACCAGCCAGTGACAGCCTTTCCTTTTTGAGATGGCATATATTTGTTTGCTCTGAGTTTTGTGCCTTGgagaggcacagcagcaacgacgccCTCATCCTTCAAATGGgtgaggcacacgcacacacgtgcatacGTTCGAGTCGCGAtccaaacaaaaaagaaactaaaaaaaagggagaagaggacaaCAAAGAAGATGCACTACACCATCGCTGGCCCTGTTGAtctcccttcctctgtgcctccccccctcctcctcccccagaGCAAGACAATCAAGGGATGAACAAAATACTCAGTAACGGATATACATGCGCTTGTTTTTGTCTGGCTGGTTTACATCGCGTGTGAGGACGGCACCGTATGTGCAGACATACGCACGTACGTGCACTGGCCACCGCCCTTTCGCTCTCACTcgccccccccaccacacacacacacacatggaaACGTGTGGAATCTCAGGAATGCATCGACAGCCTGAAAACGCTACATCACAAGGACATAGGAGGGCAGTGGTATGACAACTCCATGAGTGGAGCGCACATGCAACACGGAGGTCCCGCTTGACCCCGCAGACAGCGGCCCACCCAGGCTAGCAGGGGCAGGACTTCCCATCACCGTGCGCACACCAGAGAAATTGTCCGTCCGCACCTCCAACGCCGCAACTGCTGGGCTCCCGCTCTGGATGAGCATGCTAGTGACAATACCATCACGAGCTACGTCTCCGGCATTAGCGTTCAAGAGAGCCATGAGCAACGATGTTGGGTACGCACTGACAATAGTGTCGCTGACGCGCAAGATTCCCTTTTCTATATCCTTGGTTGGGCAACACAAGCTCGGCACGGTGTGGCTCAGTCGACTGTCGACGGTGCTACAACaccccgcagccgctgcagtggtgaCTACGGGGATGCACGGAGAAGAGTTTCCTTCATCTGAGGTGGAAAACGGTGGGCAGCGGTTTGCCTGTATGACCGGGAGCTGCACCGAATCAGTAGTGCCCTCCTCAGTGCTGTCGAAGGGGCCGGCAGTGAAAAACTGAGGCTCAGTTCGCACCGATCCCAGTGGTGCGGCgaaggcagcagtggctgTGTCAACGTGCGGCCGCATCTTGAGCAGGGCCTCAGTCCAGTGAACAGGTTGAAAGACATAGGCTTCGACTTTGTTGCGCAGAAGCGGTCGACCCAGCATCCCGCACCCATCTATGCGCGCGGTCGCCGTGACCACATCAGTCTGATTCACGCCACGCGTCAGTGGGGTTCCGCACGAAAGCCACACGCCAGGGTTCGTCGTCTCCAGTAGCGTCCACGAGACACAGCAATAGACACGCACTACCCTAACGCTTAAGCCTGCCACCTCGAACTCATGGTACTGGTCACTGTGCTTGGTTGCTTCGGCGAAGGCTGCACCGTTGTCACGGTCCTTGTCGCCGGTTAGGACACGAGGATTCGGATCGGCTTGCAGACGTGGTACTCGCAAGGGGTAGTAGGTGCTCTCCGTAGAGGCGTAGGGCGCCCGTAACGTCGCGTAGGCCTTCGCGTCTAGCTGTCGGCGACCCTTCGTGGTCGCTGTGGTGCGGTCGTGCGCCCCAGATGCCTCCTGTCCTTCTCTGTAAATCAGTGGAACCGAGGTGGGACGGTTGATACGCCTCGTGTGTCCCACACCCAACTGACCACACGTGTTGTCCCCAAAGGCGTAAAGTAACCCATTGCGAAGCAGCACAAAGCTATGGGCATCTGCGGCAGCCACCTGCGCCATATGCATCCCGAACAGCAGTGGAATAGCGCGAAAGGTGGGCTGCACAAGCACCGGACGCAATCCACCAAGCTGCCCATGCTCGCCTGTGccacacgcgtacacgcaGCGACCAGATtgggtgagcagcagcgtgtggtGGGCCCCGCACGCAACCTGTGCAATGCATCGGTCAGCTGGAAGCGGGACGCGCCGCCACGAAGCACCCACGACGCCAGCCGACGTGCCCTTTGCAGTCGCAGCCGGTGATCGGGTGCAGGAAGCGAGGGATAACGGTAGGGGCGCCAAGTCGATAGCCACTCGGCAATTCACCATACTTCCCAGCGACGCATCTTTGTCCTCGCTGCTACAGCGATTGCCGTGCGCGCTGTCCTCCAGCGTATCCTCTCCGAATCTGTCAATCCGCCTGGGTGCGCTCAGCACTGGTGCCCTCACGCCGTCAATGTTCTGCTTCTCAACAGGGCCGTCAGAGGCATCGTCGGACGACCACACAGAGCCGTCCCCAAGCTGCCCGTACGTGTTGTCGTAGCCACAGCTGTAAGCAGCGCCGGAGGCAGTGCAGTACACAATATGCGACGCCCCCGCTGCAACATCAACAACAACCTCACCGCCACTCTCCAGCACAGAGACGTGTGCGCCGCTGGCAGCTCCGTTGGCAGCAGGATTTGAGAGAAGTAGCAGCACGCCATCACTACGGAGCAAGGCGGAGTAGACAGTTTTGCAGGACACTACCTTCTTAATCGTGCACGGTGGCATCACCGGGGCTGCGGGTGATGATGATACCTCCAAGAACGGACGCAAAGCATCCGCAACGGACTTGGCAAAGCCGGCAAGCGAGCGCAGGGTCGCCTccgtcggcgcagcagccactgtcGGTAGAACGGAGAACATGACCCAAGCAGCGTGTCTTGTGATTCAAGTGCCGAAtaaaagaagagaacaatCCACAACAAACGTGCgtggggggaaggaagcAACGAGTAGCAGGCTCTTGTGGGCAATCGCTCTTCCCTACCTCCACAACACACCTATCGGTTCGTCGCACCTTTCGTATGAGAGCTTGTCGGAcatgcgtacgtgtgtgcatTCGGGGGTgtaaaagagggagaagcaagACAACATGGATCTGATGGactgaagaagagggagacaagGTCGCTCAAGACGACAAGCAGCCCTGCAACAACCAACGCGCGCTGGAGGTGTGGATGCAAATGGCCAGTGTGCTGGTAGCAATATGTACACTTCgcaggaagaaaaaaaaaggaaagctTGGCCCTGAGGACTCGAAAATGGTGCACCTGCGAAGCCAATGTTGTCCACTATATAACAACAGAAGAGCCCGGTCCACAGACCCTCAGCTGCTGGCCAGCGTTATTTCGCCAACCTCCGTGCTTGAAGGGCAGTGACGTGCATATTTTGAACTCTCCGTTTCCACGGTAGACAATCACAGCAGGTCTGTAACGAGAAGGTTTATTCTTTCGTTGTTTGCTCGTTTCAGCTACCCCTCACGACCTCCGCCAACGGCTGATGGTCAATGTGCGGTGAGGACTCCCATCGCTATGCACACTGCAAAGCGCTgtgtaagagagagagagagaaaaggtggGTATCGGTGTGTACTATTTCCTCTGTGCTCATTAAAATCTGACGAAACCGATagagtgaagagggaaagtTGTGGCCTCTCCTCACTGCTCCTCTGAGGGGGGGGCTCCTGTGTACGTTTCCACGCACATATAGGATGGACAGAAGCAGATAAAGGCCgaacagacgcacacataTCGCCCCACTCCAGGGGatgcgcacatgcacagagagagggaaagtgagATGTCTAGAGAAGGGCAACCTCCATTAGAGGgcacaaagggaaaaagagggtgTGCGGCGAGTTCATGAcagcacacatacacacatacacagcCACCCACGCGCCCATCCTGAATCACAAACACCACCGAACCGGGTCGCCTTCCCACgcaaggagggaggaggatcAGCACTCATCAGCAGCTGTCACCTCCAGGAAACAGAATAAGAGCGACGTCGCCCCTTGTCCAtaggcagcgctgccccaGTCACGAGACAACAAATGCGACAGTCCATCATGAGTACCCACCGTCGCGTACGGTCAACCCTCAAGTACCCTCAACTTGACGTCACTACATATCATCGCTATCCTCCCCCTTGCCCCCCTCCAGATTCGCCTCactgcacagagagaggcgcacacgcgcgttaGCGCACAAAAGTGGGCATCAgacagaaggaaaaagaaacagagaaggcTGCCGTTTCtcattttttccttctccagcagtcCGTGGAGGCTTAGCTGATGTCGCCTGAGCACAAGGTaaaggaggggaagcagtaaggaaagagaggcatgagcgctgccccctcccaccagccaccaccaccacccaagCTCCAAGTGCCAtgagcgtggaggaggaaagccAAACTaacgaaaaagagacagCACTCCAAGGGCGTACGTCTAACGGCTACTCGAGGCGGCGACGACCTGCCTCGTACACCTTGAGCAGTTGCACAACATCACCAACCAGAAAGAAGGAGCCACACACGAACACCTGTGCTGGCTTTGAGGCATCCTCGTTGTCGCTGGCGGCCGGCACAACGAGTTCAAGGATGTCCTCGAGAGCGGAGAAGGGACGGGCGCAAGGAAGGCAAGTCACCTCACGGTACATGCTACGCCAGCACTCAGTCGTGGCCAccatcctctccctcagctcGCTCATCTTTCCCTCTATATCAGTGGGGTCAGCCGAGTGCGACGTCATGCGCGGGTTCGACACTTGGGCAATGACCACCTTGCAGAAATAGGACACGTAAGGCATGAAGGCTTTGAGAATACTCTTCGGGTCGCGAGAAGTGTAGAGCATGAGCACGCGACGCGGAGAAGGGTCCCGGGTgttggcggcgctgacgtcCAGGAACCACTGTGTAGCACTGGAGATGCTCTCAACGGTGTGCGCACCGTCCAGGTAGAAGGTGATGTTGGCACCACTGTCGACCGCCGCGATCTGTGACCGTCCGGCGTAGGTCATGCCCTGAAGCAcactcttctccacctcgtccAGTGGCAGGATGGGTGGAATACTTGCAACACGCCTAGCCGCCATCAGTGCCAGCTTGCTGTTCTCTACAGCGTGTACGCCGCCGATGGCGAGCTTCGGCCAGCTTTGAATCGGCAGCACATTTTGgtccagcagcacgagcggcGTGCCGACTTCTCGAGCATGCTTCTCCAGTACTGCGCGCGTCTCTGGATGATCCCGCTGTGGTGCCGCAAAGCAGACCACGCCCGGCTTCATTATTCCAGACTTCTCCGCAGCGATCTCCTGAATTGTATTGCCCAAAATCTCCATGTGGTCGTAGCCTAGGGACGTTATGATGCTCACCTCAGACGGAATTGTGTTGGTAGAGTCGATTCGGCCGCCGATGCCTgcctccatcaccgccacttcTACGCCCTCCTGCTCGAAAATGTAcagcgagaggagaaagaTAAAGCGAAAGAAGTTTGCTtgcgacggcgaggagaTGTCACGGTCCAGCTGGCTGTCCGAGTACTGCAGGCCCTCGTACTTGTCCAGGAACTCGAAGAAGTGCTGCGCATATGTACTCTCGTCCAGTAGCCGGCCGTCTACCACCGTCCGCTCTCGCAAGTCTGTGAGATgaggggaggtgaagaggcCCACCTTGAAGCCGTACGCCTGCAAAAGGGCCGCAATGTACGCAGAGGTGGTCCCTTTGCCCTTCGTGCCGGCAACGTGGACAAAGCGAATCCGCTCCAGTATTGGGGCAAAGCCAAGCCGGTCAAGATAGCGCTTCGTCGTCTCGAAGGCGTCTGGGCACTTGTTCGGCCGCCGCCCCGTCATCttcttcaccacctccatcgcATCCTTGAAGGAGCGGTAGCAGTGCTTGGGcgcaccgacagcggcgggggtggcaccgccgccgtcctcaCCCAGGTTGCTCACCACTGCTTGTGGCTGCACGTGCTGTGGCAGTGGACTTGCcgtgcgtgctgcgctcgctgcaCGGACACCCGGATGGAGCGTCGACAGAGGCATCTGGCTGATGTACAGTGCTCTGGCGGAGCAGACACACGAAAACGAACTAAACACACGGAAGAGGTGCGAGCCTGCCGATCGAGTCGCACGAAGATACGATGGACGCGCTCGTTCTGTGTTGTAAGGCGTGAAGCTTCGTCGCCGGTGCGACAACAGCAGTGGTGAGGGCGTTAGTAGACTCAACGGCACAGCCAAAGGAAGGCTGCAACGCATTCGCGCAGATGGTACCATGCAAGGTGGGACGCGTATGTCGTGTACAgctgagaaaagaaagagaagaagggtggGTGCAACGAGTAACCAAGCACTGACGCAtggcacagacacacaggcaggGCTGTTGCATGTACTCGATCGTTTTTTGCAGCTTCGGTGAACAGTGATGAGTAAGCTgcccttttgtgtgtgtgcgtgtgtgtcctcgAGTAAATTGCACGCGCACGACGACTAATccggggggaggaaaagccAAGCAGCAAGACATCATGCACACGAAACGAGAAAAAGGTCGTTGCCAAAGGACAGCGTGTCGTAGAGGTCGagcgacgagagagagaaagagagagagacggctAGTCAAGAAATCAATACAGATAAATAGCATGGGGATGAGCCGACTGTATACACAGATGGCTGTGCAGGGGGGGGAGTTGAGCAGGCAGCACCATCCGCTCCGGTTACTCAAAACCGAAAAGACAAGTCCTCGCCTTTGCAACGGCAGAAGCGGGGAGAGTCCGCATGCGAAAGCGCTTCATTCTTACAGGATATCgg is from Leishmania panamensis strain MHOM/PA/94/PSC-1 chromosome 35 sequence and encodes:
- a CDS encoding membrane-bound acid phosphatase 2, putative (TriTrypDB/GeneDB-style sysID: LpmP.35.2650), producing the protein MACFARLGLATVLAAALIACAISSVYAQSAINNDSAVAAEDILKVLQVQVLHRHGARSGLPRENTTKICTESPCGYLSWAGVEMLLKVGGFLRSRYNSDPSVVSSPMFESPNYNLDVAYSRSTDVLRTLQSAEAFLRGFFPNMDSLYAAIHTVPESADVLLNSNTQPWLKFFYSNNKRLLREVCNPRTDELFPDWREITKIGAEIYQEGFCSDYETRSDCARTLFDIGAAKKAIGELSQYPLLEANFEKLKSITTVLFDYEYHYNHSDPLMFKQGGRGQPFAQQMVTNMEGVMAGSNTYRLMHYSAHDTSLGPVWGTLGDRTPDGMMPPFAQVLVAELLQNTTTGAHYVRILRGCPGQSPDTKFDFAWNSEWQMQCMDALGIAYKAKENICPFADFKRFVKWSEPADVRGYCYLDQASIDIANCPSETVVYGTPSSVLVPSTCQFYRSACPQFACGMGYTLNSVSMQCVCSKGSCLDSNTTSGGTTGRESYAGAAVNTDEKIVTLRDSNGLSAGAVASVSLATFCVGAIIAAAATAAVCMHTTRRWHYQCMHMRSAVTERNQLRAEREEPTKNLVEVI
- a CDS encoding cyclin-e binding protein 1-like protein (TriTrypDB/GeneDB-style sysID: LpmP.35.2660), with protein sequence MFSVLPTVAAAPTEATLRSLAGFAKSVADALRPFLEVSSSPAAPVMPPCTIKKVVSCKTVYSALLRSDGVLLLLSNPAANGAASGAHVSVLESGGEVVVDVAAGASHIVYCTASGAAYSCGYDNTYGQLGDGSVWSSDDASDGPVEKQNIDGVRAPVLSAPRRIDRFGEDTLEDSAHGNRCSSEDKDASLGSMVNCRVAIDLAPLPLSLASCTRSPAATAKGTSAGVVGASWRRVPLPADRCIAQVACGAHHTLLLTQSGRCVYACGTGEHGQLGGLRPVLVQPTFRAIPLLFGMHMAQVAAADAHSFVLLRNGLLYAFGDNTCGQLGVGHTRRINRPTSVPLIYREGQEASGAHDRTTATTKGRRQLDAKAYATLRAPYASTESTYYPLRVPRLQADPNPRVLTGDKDRDNGAAFAEATKHSDQYHEFEVAGLSVRVVRVYCCVSWTLLETTNPGVWLSCGTPLTRGVNQTDVVTATARIDGCGMLGRPLLRNKVEAYVFQPVHWTEALLKMRPHVDTATAAFAAPLGSVRTEPQFFTAGPFDSTEEGTTDSVQLPVIQANRCPPFSTSDEGNSSPCIPVVTTAAAAGCCSTVDSRLSHTVPSLCCPTKDIEKGILRVSDTIVSAYPTSLLMALLNANAGDVARDGIVTSMLIQSGSPAVAALEVRTDNFSGVRTVMGSPAPASLGGPLSAGSSGTSVLHVRSTHGVVIPLPSYVLVM
- the FPGS gene encoding folylpolyglutamate synthetase (TriTrypDB/GeneDB-style sysID: LpmP.35.2670), with translation MPLSTLHPGVRAASAARTASPLPQHVQPQAVVSNLGEDGGGATPAAVGAPKHCYRSFKDAMEVVKKMTGRRPNKCPDAFETTKRYLDRLGFAPILERIRFVHVAGTKGKGTTSAYIAALLQAYGFKVGLFTSPHLTDLRERTVVDGRLLDESTYAQHFFEFLDKYEGLQYSDSQLDRDISSPSQANFFRFIFLLSLYIFEQEGVEVAVMEAGIGGRIDSTNTIPSEVSIITSLGYDHMEILGNTIQEIAAEKSGIMKPGVVCFAAPQRDHPETRAVLEKHAREVGTPLVLLDQNVLPIQSWPKLAIGGVHAVENSKLALMAARRVASIPPILPLDEVEKSVLQGMTYAGRSQIAAVDSGANITFYLDGAHTVESISSATQWFLDVSAANTRDPSPRRVLMLYTSRDPKSILKAFMPYVSYFCKVVIAQVSNPRMTSHSADPTDIEGKMSELRERMVATTECWRSMYREVTCLPCARPFSALEDILELVVPAASDNEDASKPAQVFVCGSFFLVGDVVQLLKVYEAGRRRLE